A portion of the Phycisphaerales bacterium AB-hyl4 genome contains these proteins:
- a CDS encoding FtsW/RodA/SpoVE family cell cycle protein, giving the protein MLRPAHIVQLAVVALLGIGVVMVHSASLHVGRQPVTEQGLLGMFMTRHTLYAGIAIAVMLLASRINVRELFRHHGWTNPLWLIVLVALGLTAATLIPGVGVSVKGASRWLHLGPTSWGLTFQPSELIKWTIVLAIAWWCARRRGVMHRFWHGLLPALLLIAVACALVVIEDWGTAALIGVVAICLLIAGGAKLWHMAMMAPPAIIAAVAMIIHSPYRVTRLTTFLDPWQDPAGAGYHSIQSMLAIAQGGLTGRGLGNGIQKFGYLPEDTTDFIFAVICEELGLAGAGLVVALYLVILWVGLGIVKDCRDTFARLVGLGALLIVGLQAALNIAVVTVVVPTKGIALPLVSAGGTGWILTAFGLGLVAALDNANYEQQAHDEFDALELTPVEVEPG; this is encoded by the coding sequence CACGTCGGCCGACAGCCGGTCACGGAGCAAGGGCTGCTGGGCATGTTCATGACGCGGCACACCCTCTACGCCGGCATCGCCATCGCGGTGATGCTGCTGGCCAGCCGTATCAACGTCCGCGAGTTGTTCCGGCATCACGGCTGGACGAACCCGCTGTGGCTTATCGTGCTGGTCGCGCTCGGACTGACCGCCGCGACGCTGATTCCGGGCGTGGGCGTGTCGGTCAAGGGGGCCAGTCGTTGGCTGCACCTCGGGCCGACCTCGTGGGGACTGACGTTTCAGCCGTCGGAGTTGATCAAGTGGACCATCGTGCTGGCGATCGCGTGGTGGTGCGCGCGTCGGCGGGGGGTGATGCATCGGTTCTGGCATGGCCTGCTGCCGGCGCTGCTGCTGATTGCGGTGGCGTGTGCGCTGGTGGTCATCGAAGACTGGGGGACGGCGGCGCTGATTGGCGTGGTGGCAATCTGCCTGCTGATCGCTGGGGGCGCGAAGCTGTGGCACATGGCGATGATGGCTCCGCCGGCGATCATCGCAGCGGTCGCGATGATTATCCACAGCCCCTACCGCGTCACACGGCTGACCACCTTCCTCGACCCCTGGCAGGACCCGGCAGGCGCGGGCTATCACTCGATCCAGTCGATGCTGGCGATCGCTCAAGGCGGGCTGACCGGCCGAGGGCTAGGGAATGGCATTCAAAAGTTCGGCTATCTGCCGGAAGATACGACCGACTTCATCTTCGCTGTGATCTGCGAAGAGCTGGGCCTCGCCGGCGCCGGGCTGGTGGTGGCGTTGTACCTGGTGATCCTGTGGGTCGGCCTAGGCATCGTGAAGGACTGCCGCGACACGTTCGCCCGGCTGGTGGGGCTCGGAGCGTTGCTGATCGTCGGGTTGCAGGCAGCGTTGAATATCGCGGTGGTGACGGTGGTCGTGCCGACGAAGGGCATCGCCCTGCCGCTGGTCAGTGCCGGCGGAACGGGGTGGATTCTCACCGCCTTCGGGCTCGGGCTCGTCGCGGCACTGGACAATGCGAACTACGAGCAGCAGGCGCACGATGAATTTGACGCGTTGGAACTGACGCCGGTGGAAGTCGAGCCGGGCTGA